One Ostrinia nubilalis chromosome 4, ilOstNubi1.1, whole genome shotgun sequence DNA window includes the following coding sequences:
- the LOC135088451 gene encoding cadherin-23 — MAEVIFQKRKAATVFNDQNPLLILLLVSLLASCWAQVINRAPHFVPGVGDMSQFSLPEDTPVGTPVYHLKGVDPENSQLRYSISGQYFTVDPITGVVTLAKTLDREEQETLEVIISITDEGIANTEPNTVSLRRVIPVKDVNDNPPIFHNRPYIVNISEATPVDSEIEVSPQILVTDRDEGDNARIRVVCSIKEKGSDSEACNTFRVITEAISANEYQVRLYLNKALDFESRSAYVISLEASDKSDKPLRAWASVSVAVQDVQDQPPAFVNAPYSATVPENTPPDTSIMEIAAKDGDSANPRPVLLTLEGDTEQYFKLSPERPFGKASLVTTENPIDRESDVVMQNGGVYTFFVKATEMINGEVPSDYTVTQITIIVTDVDDHVPQFNKEVFDISIPENIENGSPIPGLSIYVEDHDIGQNSKYDLSLRDVFNSEGVFSISTDHGEGRTPISIKVKDSSKLDYDVDDEDKRLFSFDIVTSANGEELSSARVNIKLLDMNDNAPIFDNPTYKFFVQENSTIGTKIGDVQAMDKDYGIFGEIEYTLTGFGSNMFKTDKNKGGIYVGQLLDYEKQKSYSLTLFAKDGGGKASTAGIFIDLLDVNDNAPIFEYSEYSRTIRDGATSFEPQLVVRATDADGPTQGGGRVRYSLESDNSIAHKGNVFNVDEDTGEISIIEKVETMDTPRGQYELVMRATDYGQPPLYNETRVYIRVGVPGNQRPTFKGNYHHYKYTVNQQNPDNNEGFTFDLNPMNYKAVIKENAKPGENVTQVIANDPDGLDDLLTYHIISGSKDNFAINEKTGLITVSSDANLDRDINADKYEIIVSAVDSGMPIPETATTTVFVTIQDVNDKAPKFNMNDDTTYISEKAKVGHLVTRMVAYDTDVNAKLKFSLVDPIKAFSKAGVQLKPNSPYDYKRAFKIDEDSGEILVNGTLDYSQASVVILTIKVVDINAQLNKDKQFAIVEHTIYIQPYADKNPQFTNPGWTSSNPIIYHKIKEEQPIGSTVLVLMAEDPISGHLVSSFKVINAETGLLQVDPSSGQVVLTNNIDYEHLTSPNLTLTVKATSNDGSKHSEAKIIIEVMNLNDNAPVFDKELYKVSVPESIQHPELLVTVKANDADAVLTEDDKIRGFSDVRYLLRGENSDLFTINNVTGVIQVAPNKTLDRERQSVLRLEVEAYDTPNGGAERLKSTATILVDVLDVDDNTPAFEKNVYTAVVPENVPIGISVINVTATDPDEGLGGEIKYDFLDEGEANGLFSIDSTTGEVKTRKDLTGRGRTDPYRLLISGTDGGGHVGDTSLSLYIGDVSANDGVPRFIRPAVGEVLSVSENATIGSPVFQVVASDPDDPTQPSGQLYYSIQQSNADAKTFAIDTHTGLITTRQSLDRERKASYTLVLLVTDRGQPPQQSTRIVTVSITDVDDHKPHFARSLDDPPLLMTVKEEVPIGTVIGVLEAIDEDIGDNAAIDYAITAGNEFALVKLERTNDSKALLTAAARLNREELSRIMLTVKCFKYGTSPRLSKSYNRLDPSEIQILVKILDIDDHLPEFDSANMTVGVRLNVPIDTIIATVKAVDKDPDALPIVYKIVNMSFESPIKSKSLSNITDVIVLNNSTGEMKIMKNLIHYADGIFRLLVRANNSQNPERFGEITIEVVVVRERDLLRLVLPGGTRSKVNQLRDRMSAALAPRGLRMQLHDAAHTAFYSNPGPCFQFRKTESGEALTPKAMKATIRSLGTEFQEILETYNVHNITSCGVSRTKHSPAQHALLILAGILPVAAFIATLVLCCMHSNAKKRARSTLLLAREPPPTAPSNISVPTRLYAEPLYTT, encoded by the exons ATGGCAGAAGTGATATTCCAAAAACGCAAAGCGGCGACAGTGTTCAACGACCAGAATCCACTGCTGATACTGCTCCTGGTCTCCCTACTGGCGTCATGCTGGGCCCAGGTCATCAACAGGGCGCCACACTTCGTGCCCGGGGTCGGGGACATGTCCCAATTCAGCCTGCCCGAGGACACGCCTGTAGGGACACCGGTGTACCATTTGAAAG GTGTCGACCCAGAAAACAGTCAGCTAAGGTACTCCATATCGGGCCAGTACTTCACAGTGGACCCCATTACTGGCGTCGTCACCCTTGCCAAGACTCTCGACAGGGAAGAACAAGAGACACTAGAAGTCATCATCAGTATAACTG ATGAAGGCATCGCGAACACGGAGCCAAACACAGTGTCCTTGCGCCGGGTCATACCCGTGAAAGACGTCAACGACAACCCGCCGATATTTCACAACAGGCCATACATTGTCAACATTAGTGAAGCCACTCCTGTAGACTCGGAGATCGAG GTATCCCCACAAATTTTGGTAACAGATCGAGATGAAGGAGATAACGCAAGAATACGGGTTGTATGTTCGATCAAAGAAAAAGGGAGCGACTCAGAGGCGTGCAATACATTCAGAGTAATCACTGAAGCA ATATCTGCCAATGAGTACCAAGTCCGCCTGTACCTTAATAAAGCGCTGGACTTCGAAAGTCGATCTGCCTACGTGATTAGCTTGGAAGCTAGCGACAAGTCGGACAAGCCTTTAAGAGCCTGGGCTAGTGTCTCCGTGGCAGTTCAAGATGTGCAGGACCAACCACCTGCGTTTGTCAATGCTCCATATTCTGCTACTGTGCCGGAGAATACTCCACCG GATACTAGTATAATGGAAATTGCTGCTAAAGACGGAGATTCAGCAAACCCCAGGCCAGTGTTATTGACTCTCGAGGGAGATACAGAACAATATTTCAAACTATCCCCTGAACGTCCATTCGGAAAAGCTAGTCTTGTAACCACAGAGAACCCTATTGATAGAGAAAGTGATGTCGTTATGCAAAATGGAGGAGTTTACACATTCTTTGTAAAAGCTACTGAAATGATTAACGGTGAAGTGCCATCTGATTATACTGTCACTCAAATTACAATTATAGTTACCGATGTGGATGACCACGTGCCACAATTCAAtaaagaagtgtttgatatatCTATACCGGAAAATATAGAAAATGGTAGCCCAATTCCAGGCTTATCGATTTATGTCGAAGATCACGATATTGGACAGAATAGTAAATACGACTTAAGTTTACGCGATGTTTTTAACTCTGAAGGCGTATTTTCTATAAGCACTGATCACGGCGAAGGAAGAACACCGATTAGTATAAAAGTAAAAGATTCATCAAAACTTGATTACGATGTTGATGATGAAGACAAAAGACTTTTTAGTTTCGATATAGTTACATCTGCAAATGGCGAAGAATTGTCTTCAGCGAGGGTCAATATAAAGTTATTGGATATGAACGACAATGCACCGATTTTTGATAACCCCACATACAAATTCTTTGTGCAAGAGAATTCTACAATAGGTACTAAGATTGGAGATGTTCAAGCAATGGACAAAGACTATGGTATTTTTGGTGAAATCGAATATACCTTAACCGGATTTGGTTCAAATATGTTTAAGACTGATAAAAATAAAGGAGGCATCTACGTTGGACAATTATTAGACTATGAGAAGCAAAAAAGTTATAGTCTTACATTGTTTGCTAAAGACGGAGGAGGAAAAGCTTCCACAGCAGGCATCTTCATTGATTTATTGGATGTTAACGATAATGCTCCTATatttgaatattctgaatatAGTAGAACTATCAGAGATGGAGCAACTAGTTTCGAACCTCAGCTCGTTGTTAGG GCTACCGATGCTGATGGGCCAACTCAAGGAGGCGGTCGAGTACGTTATAGCCTTGAGTCAGATAATAGCATAGCACACAAGGGAAACGTATTCAACGTGGACGAGGACACTGGAGAGATTTCCATTATAGAGAAAGTAGAAACTATGGATACTCCAAGGGGTCAATACGAGTTAGTTATGAGAGCAACTGATTATG GGCAGCCTCCTCTTTATAATGAGACCAGAGTTTATATCAGAGTAGGAGTGCCAGGAAATCAACGACCAACTTTTAAGGGCAATTATCATCACTATAAGTATACTGTAAATCAACAGAACCCTGATAATAATGAAGGTTTTACGTTCGATTTGAACCCAATGAATTATAAAGCTGTTATAAAAGAAAATGCAAAACCTGGAGAAAATGTCACTCAAGTGATTGCAAATGATCCAGATGGCTTAGATGATCTGTTAACTTATCACATTATTTCTGGATCAAAAGACAATTTTGCTATAAATGAAAA AACAGGCCTTATCACTGTGTCAAGTGATGCAAACTTAGATCGTGACATAAATGCAGATAAATACGAAATTATTGTATCAGCCGTGGATAGTGGTATGCCTATTCCAGAAACTGCTACCACTACTGTTTTCGTAACTATTCAAGACGTGAACGACAAAGCGCCTAAATTTAATATGAACGATGACACCACCTACATTTCTGAAAAAGCAAAAGTTGGTCATTTAGTAACAAGAATGGTAGCTTATGATACAGATGTAAATGCTAAATTGAAATTCAGTTTAGTAGATCCAATAAAGGCTTTCTCTAAAGCTGGTGTTCAATTGAAACCTAATTCGCCATATGACTATAAAAGAGCGTTTAAAATTGATGAAGATTCAGGTGAAATATTGGTGAATGGAACTTTAGATTACAGTCAAGCATCTGTAGTTATATTGACGATTAAAGTTGTTGACATAAATGCACAGCTAAATAAAGACAaacaatttgcaatagttgagCATACGATCTACATTCAGCCGTATGCAGATAAAAATCCACAGTTCACAAACCCAGGTTGGACAAGTTCAAACCCTATTATATAccacaaaataaaagaagaacagCCAATAGGAAGTACAGTCTTAGTTTTGATGGCTGAAGATCCTATATCAGGCCATTTGGTTTCAAGTTTTAAAGTTATCAATGCAGAAACTGGTTTATTACAAGTTGATCCTTCGAGTGGACAAGtggttttaacaaataatattgattATGAACACTTAACCAGTCCTAATTTAACTTTGACTGTAAAAGCAACGAGCAATGATGGTAGTAAGCACAGTGAAGCAAAAATTATTATAGAAGTCATGAATTTGAACGATAACGCCCCTGTGTTTGATAAAGAG CTGTACAAAGTTAGTGTCCCAGAATCAATACAACACCCAGAACTATTGGTAACAGTAAAAGCAAATGACGCTGATGCTGTGCTAACTGAGGATGATAAGATCAGAGGATTTTCAGATGTGCGATACCTGTTGAGAGGGGAAAATTCTGATCTTTTCACTATTAACAATGTTACTGGAGTTATACAG GTAGCACCAAATAAAACATTAGACCGTGAGCGTCAATCTGTTCTTCGCCTAGAAGTAGAGGCCTACGATACCCCTAATGGAGGTGCAGAAAGACTAAAGAGTACTGCAACTATTCTAGTAGATGTGCTCGACGTTGATGACAATACGCCTGCGTTTGAGAAGAATGTTTATACTG CTGTGGTACCAGAAAACGTTCCTATTGGCATAAGCGTGATAAATGTAACTGCAACCGATCCAGATGAAGGTTTGGGCGGAGAAATTAAATACGACTTTTTGGATGAAGGAGAAGCCAATG GTCTTTTTTCAATAGACTCTACCACAGGCGAGGTGAAAACTCGTAAAGACTTAACCGGTAGAGGTCGCACGGACCCGTACCGGCTTCTTATAAGCGGTACTGATGGCGGTGGTCATGTGGGTGACACGTCACTGTCTCTTTACATAGGAGACGTCAGCGCTAATGACGGTGTGCCGAGGTTTATACGACCTGCGGTGGGAGAGGTGTTGAGTGTCAGTGAG AATGCAACGATCGGGTCACCAGTATTCCAAGTTGTGGCGAGTGACCCCGACGACCCAACGCAACCGTCTGGTCAACTATACTATTCTATACAACAAAGCAACGCTGATGCCAAAACTTTTGCTATAG ATACTCACACCGGCTTGATAACAACAAGGCAATCGCTAGATCGGGAACGTAAAGCCTCGTACACTTTGGTATTGCTCGTCACGGACAGAGGCCAACCACCGCAGCAGAGCACTAGGATCGTCACCGTGTCCATCACTGATGTTGATGATCATAAACCCCATTTCGCAAGGAGTTTG GATGACCCACCTCTGTTAATGACAGTCAAAGAAGAAGTTCCCATAGGAACTGTCATTGGAGTGTTAGAAGCTATTGACGAAGATATTGGCGATAACGCTGCAATAGACTATGCCATTACAG CTGGAAACGAATTCGCACTAGTGAAATTAGAACGAACAAACGATAGCAAAGCGTTGCTGACTGCAGCAGCAAGGTTAAATAGAGAAGAACTGTCCAGAATAATGCTTACGGTTAAATGCTTCAAATACGGAACCAGTCCTCGACTTAGCAAGTCTTACAACAGATTG GACCCTTCAGAAATCCAGATCTTAGTCAAAATCTTGGACATTGACGATCACCTGCCAGAATTCGACAGCGCCAACATGACTGTGGGAGTTCGATTAAACGTGCCCATTGACACGATCATTGCTACGGTAAAAGCAGTGGATAAGGACCCAGACGCTTTGCCCATAGTCTACAAGATTGTCAACATGAGCTTCGAATCgccaatcaaatcaaaatcactGAGCAATATCACAGACGTGATCGTACTCAACAATTCTACAGGGGAGATGAAGATTATGAAAAACCTGATACATTATGCCGATGGAATATTCAG ATTGTTGGTCAGAGCGAACAACTCACAAAACCCAGAAAGATTTGGCGAAATCACAATAGAG GTGGTAGTAGTGAGGGAGCGAGACCTCCTCCGACTGGTGTTGCCAGGAGGCACGCGCTCCAAGGTGAACCAGCTCCGCGACCGAATGTCCGCCGCACTAGCGCCGCGCGGGCTCCGCATGCAACTGCATGACGCGGCACATACCGCCTTCTACTCAAACCCCGG TCCATGCTTCCAATTCCGAAAAACGGAGTCTGGGGAGGCGCTGACTCCTAAAGCCATGAAGGCGACCATCCGCTCCCTGGGGACGGAGTTCCAGGAGATCCTGGAGACTTACAACGTGCACAACATCACGAGCTGCGGCGTGTCCCGCACGAAGCACTCCCCAGCGCAGCACGCGTTGCTGATCCTGGCTGGCATTCTGCCGGTCGCAGCCTTCATTGCAACTCTTGTGCTGTGCTGTATGCATTCTAATG CCAAGAAAAGAGCACGATCGACTCTCCTACTAGCCCGCGAGCCGCCGCCCACTGCCCCAAGCAACATATCCGTTCCAACGAGGCTGTACGCAGAGCCGTTGTATACCACATGA